From a region of the Anomalospiza imberbis isolate Cuckoo-Finch-1a 21T00152 chromosome 3, ASM3175350v1, whole genome shotgun sequence genome:
- the EFCAB2 gene encoding dynein regulatory complex protein 8 isoform X1 has translation MESNCSAMMVFSDGLVAEIEKKITEAFEVFDRESNKTVDVREIGCIVRSLGCFPNEAEVQELLAKIEVEEPGGFVHLKKFLPVMTKVLLERRFRPIPEDVILHAFEALDVNKCGYITQEDLVKHLTEEGEPFTQEEMEDMLAVALDPETNTLHYRDYRTKLVIDETKTFPFNV, from the exons ATGGCCTAGTAGCTGAAATTGAGAAAAAGATTACAGAAGCTTTTGAGGTGTTTGACCGTGAATCCAATAAAACTGTGGATGTCAG AGAGATTGGTTGCATTGTCAGGTCACTGGGTTGCTTCCCAAATGAAGCAGAAGTACAGGAACTGCTTGCTAAG atagaAGTAGAAGAACCGGGTGGATTTGTTCATCtgaaaaaatttcttccagtGATGACAAAAGTTCTACTTGAAAGAAG ATTCCGACCTATTCCAGAAGATGTTATTCTACATGCATTTGAG gcTTTGGATGTGAATAAATGTGGATATATTACCCAGGAGGACCTGGTAAAACATTTGACTGAAGAAG GTGAGCCCTTTACTCAGGAGGAAATGGAGGACATGCTCGCTGTTGCTCTAGATCCTGAAACAAATACTCTTCATTACAGAGATTACCGTACAAAGCTGGTAATAGATGAAACTAAGACCTTCCCTTTTAATGTCTGA
- the EFCAB2 gene encoding dynein regulatory complex protein 8 isoform X2, which translates to MLRRTAKCFCYGLVAEIEKKITEAFEVFDRESNKTVDVREIGCIVRSLGCFPNEAEVQELLAKIEVEEPGGFVHLKKFLPVMTKVLLERRFRPIPEDVILHAFEALDVNKCGYITQEDLVKHLTEEGEPFTQEEMEDMLAVALDPETNTLHYRDYRTKLVIDETKTFPFNV; encoded by the exons ATGGCCTAGTAGCTGAAATTGAGAAAAAGATTACAGAAGCTTTTGAGGTGTTTGACCGTGAATCCAATAAAACTGTGGATGTCAG AGAGATTGGTTGCATTGTCAGGTCACTGGGTTGCTTCCCAAATGAAGCAGAAGTACAGGAACTGCTTGCTAAG atagaAGTAGAAGAACCGGGTGGATTTGTTCATCtgaaaaaatttcttccagtGATGACAAAAGTTCTACTTGAAAGAAG ATTCCGACCTATTCCAGAAGATGTTATTCTACATGCATTTGAG gcTTTGGATGTGAATAAATGTGGATATATTACCCAGGAGGACCTGGTAAAACATTTGACTGAAGAAG GTGAGCCCTTTACTCAGGAGGAAATGGAGGACATGCTCGCTGTTGCTCTAGATCCTGAAACAAATACTCTTCATTACAGAGATTACCGTACAAAGCTGGTAATAGATGAAACTAAGACCTTCCCTTTTAATGTCTGA
- the EFCAB2 gene encoding dynein regulatory complex protein 8 isoform X3 produces the protein MAEEEEKGEDGLVAEIEKKITEAFEVFDRESNKTVDVREIGCIVRSLGCFPNEAEVQELLAKIEVEEPGGFVHLKKFLPVMTKVLLERRFRPIPEDVILHAFEALDVNKCGYITQEDLVKHLTEEGEPFTQEEMEDMLAVALDPETNTLHYRDYRTKLVIDETKTFPFNV, from the exons ATGGCCTAGTAGCTGAAATTGAGAAAAAGATTACAGAAGCTTTTGAGGTGTTTGACCGTGAATCCAATAAAACTGTGGATGTCAG AGAGATTGGTTGCATTGTCAGGTCACTGGGTTGCTTCCCAAATGAAGCAGAAGTACAGGAACTGCTTGCTAAG atagaAGTAGAAGAACCGGGTGGATTTGTTCATCtgaaaaaatttcttccagtGATGACAAAAGTTCTACTTGAAAGAAG ATTCCGACCTATTCCAGAAGATGTTATTCTACATGCATTTGAG gcTTTGGATGTGAATAAATGTGGATATATTACCCAGGAGGACCTGGTAAAACATTTGACTGAAGAAG GTGAGCCCTTTACTCAGGAGGAAATGGAGGACATGCTCGCTGTTGCTCTAGATCCTGAAACAAATACTCTTCATTACAGAGATTACCGTACAAAGCTGGTAATAGATGAAACTAAGACCTTCCCTTTTAATGTCTGA
- the EFCAB2 gene encoding dynein regulatory complex protein 8 isoform X4 — translation MAEDGLVAEIEKKITEAFEVFDRESNKTVDVREIGCIVRSLGCFPNEAEVQELLAKIEVEEPGGFVHLKKFLPVMTKVLLERRFRPIPEDVILHAFEALDVNKCGYITQEDLVKHLTEEGEPFTQEEMEDMLAVALDPETNTLHYRDYRTKLVIDETKTFPFNV, via the exons TGGCCTAGTAGCTGAAATTGAGAAAAAGATTACAGAAGCTTTTGAGGTGTTTGACCGTGAATCCAATAAAACTGTGGATGTCAG AGAGATTGGTTGCATTGTCAGGTCACTGGGTTGCTTCCCAAATGAAGCAGAAGTACAGGAACTGCTTGCTAAG atagaAGTAGAAGAACCGGGTGGATTTGTTCATCtgaaaaaatttcttccagtGATGACAAAAGTTCTACTTGAAAGAAG ATTCCGACCTATTCCAGAAGATGTTATTCTACATGCATTTGAG gcTTTGGATGTGAATAAATGTGGATATATTACCCAGGAGGACCTGGTAAAACATTTGACTGAAGAAG GTGAGCCCTTTACTCAGGAGGAAATGGAGGACATGCTCGCTGTTGCTCTAGATCCTGAAACAAATACTCTTCATTACAGAGATTACCGTACAAAGCTGGTAATAGATGAAACTAAGACCTTCCCTTTTAATGTCTGA